The Erythrolamprus reginae isolate rEryReg1 chromosome 3, rEryReg1.hap1, whole genome shotgun sequence genome contains a region encoding:
- the MYLIP gene encoding E3 ubiquitin-protein ligase MYLIP, which yields MLCYVTRPDAVVMEVEVEAKANGEDCLNQVCRRLGIIEVDYFGLQFTGSKGENLWLNLRNRISQQMDGLPPHRLKLRVKFFVEPHLILQEQTRHMFFLHIEEDLLAGNLQCPSERAIELSALLAQVKFGDYNQNTAKYHYEEFCMKELTSSTLDSIIAKHKDLEGLNQVSAEYQVLQIVSTLENYGVEWHSVRDSEGQKLFIGVGPEGISRCTDDFSPINRIAYSVVQMATQSGKNVYLTVTKESGNSIVHLFKMISTRAASGLYRAITETHAFYRCDTVTSAVMMQYSRDLKGHLASLFLTENINLGKKYVFDIKRTSKEAYDHARRALYNAGIVDLVSSNDQSPPSSPLKSSENSMNCNNNCEGLNCQQMKALQEKLRKFKESLLCMACCEEEINSTFCPCGHTVCCETCAIQLQVCPVCRSEIEHVQHVYLPTHTSLLNLTLI from the exons ATGCTGTGCTATGTGACCAGGCCGGATGCGGTGGTGATGGAAGTGGAGGTGGAGGCCAAAGCCAATGGCGAAGACTGCCTGAACCAG GTTTGCAGGCGACTGGGGATAATAGAAGTTGATTACTTCGGACTCCAGTTTACAGGAAGCAAGGGAGAGAACTTGTGGCTGAATTTGAGAAATAGAATATCCCAGCAGATGGATGGCTTGCCTCCTCACAGATTGAAACTACGGGTCAAGTTCTTTGTGGAGCCACATCTGATCTTACAGGAGCAGACAAG GCATATGTTTTTCCTGCACATAGAGGAGGACCTACTGGCTGGTAATCTACAGTGTCCTTCTGAACGTGCTATTGAATTAAGTGCTTTGCTTGCCCAGGTGAAATTTGGTGATTATAATCAGAATACTGCCAAATACCACTATGAAGAGTTCTGTATGAAAGAACTTACCTCTTCTACTTTGGACAG TATTATTGCAAAACATAAGGATCTTGAAGGTCTCAACCAGGTTTCAGCTGAATATCAAGTTTTACAGATTGTGTCAACACTGGAGAATTATGGAGTAGAATGGCATTCAGTTAGAGACAGCGAGGGGCAAAAACTTTTTATTGGAGTTGGCCCTGAAGGCATTTCCAGATGTACAGATGACTTCAGTCCCATCAACAG GATTGCATACTCAGTTGTTCAGATGGCTACACAGTCTGGGAAGAATGTATACTTAACTGTCACTAAAGAATCAGGAAACAGCATCGTTCATCTTTTCAAGATGATCAGCACCAGAGCAGCTAGTGGATTATACAGAGCAATAACAGAAACACATGCATTTTACAG GTGTGATACTGTTACTAGTGCTGTCATGATGCAATATAGCAGAGACCTAAAGGGCCACTTGGCATCTTTGTTCCTGACAGAAAATATTAACCTTGGGaaaaaatatgtatttgacaTTAAGCGGACATCTAAGGAAGCTTATGATCATGCAAGACGAGCTCTTTACAATGCTGGCATTGTGGATCTAGTTTCAAGtaatgaccaaagcccccccagTTCTCCTCTTAAATCCTCAGAAAACAGTATGAACTGCAACAACAATTGTGAGGGTCTCAATTGTCAGCAAATGAAAGCTCTTCAGGAAAAACTACGGAAGTTTAAGGAGTCTCTGCTGTGTATGGCATGCTGTGAAGAAGAAATAAATTCAACATTTTGTCCATGTGGCCATActgtgtgctgtgagacatgtgCCATACAGCTACAA GTGTGTCCAGTCTGCAGATCTGAAATAGAACATGTGCAGCATGTATATTTGCCTACCCATACCAGCTTGCTCAATTTGACTCTAATATGA